From Coffea arabica cultivar ET-39 chromosome 2e, Coffea Arabica ET-39 HiFi, whole genome shotgun sequence, the proteins below share one genomic window:
- the LOC140036252 gene encoding cytochrome P450 87A3-like produces MTAVIVKNILSLTSFSLFPFFSSLGNFRYGPIFRTSIVGQPIVVSTDADVNYRVFQQEGNAFQIWYTESLFQIIGKQSVVAHHGGFHKYLKSLTFKFVSPEALREKLIYEMDESTQESLRSWSKLGKLDGKDGTAELVFKYAAKKMLGYEESKDQQKLRDSYKAFMDGLISFPLNIPGTPFHACLQGRKKAMKVIHDIFEKKRSGNDGATNDYDFADHLLEQIKKEDTFLNEEIARDLVFLFLFAAHETTSTALTVALRYLDGHPRVMAELKREHENILKMRETEGSAISWKEYKSMTFTHMVINETLRLANITPGILRKVVKEVEVKGYTIPAGWTVMVCPSSVHLDPNVYKNPHEFNPWRWEGKELHAGSKNFMAFAGGTRLCVGADYAKVQMSIFLHYLVTKYTWRVTNGAERIRTPTGIRFPKGLNIEISENK; encoded by the exons aTGACAGCAGTAATAGTTAAGAATATTTTATCTTTGACTAGCTTTtcattgtttccttttttttcctctttgggCAATTTCAGATACGGGCCAATTTTTCGCACGAGTATAGTTGGGCAGCCAATCGTTGTATCAACTGATGCTGACGTCAACTACCGCGTCTTCCAGCAAGAAGGTAATGCTTTCCAAATTTGGTATACTGAGAGTCTCTTCCAGATAATTGGGAAACAAAGTGTAGTTGCCCATCATGGAGGCTTCCACAAGTACCTCAAGAGCTTAACGTTCAAGTTTGTTAGCCCCGAAGCCTTAAGAGAGAAGCTAATATATGAAATGGATGAGAGCACTCAAGAATCTCTAAGATCTTGGAGTAAACTTGGAAAATTAGATGGTAAAGATGGAACTGCAGAG TTGGTATTTAAATATGCTGCCAAGAAGATGCTTGGCTATGAAGAAAGCAAGGATCAGCAAAAATTGAGAGACAGTTATAAGGCATTCATGGATGGCTTGATCTCATTTCCTCTCAACATCCCTGGAACACCATTCCACGCTTGCTTACAA GGACGTAAGAAAGCAATGAAGGTCATCCACGACATCTTTGAGAAGAAGCGCTCAGGCAATGATGGAGCTACGAATGACTATGACTTTGCGGACCATTTACTTGAGCAAATAAAGAAAGAAGACACTTttttgaatgaagaaattgcGAGGGACCTGGTATTTTTGTTTCTATTTGCTGCCCATGAAACGACTTCAACAGCTTTGACTGTGGCCTTGAGGTATCTAGATGGCCATCCACGTGTTATGGCTGAACTAAAG AGAGAACATGAAAATATTCTTAAAATGCGAGAAACAGAAGGTTCTGCTATTTCATGGAAAGAGTACAAGTCTATGACTTTCACGCACATG GTTATAAATGAAACACTTAGGCTTGCAAATATTACTCCTGGGATTTTGCGCAAAGTTGTCAAGGAAGTTGAAGTAAAAG GGTATACAATTCCTGCTGGCTGGACCGTAATGGTTTGTCCATCATCTGTTCATTTGGATCCTAATGTATATAAAAACCCCCATGAATTTAACCCATGGCGATGGGAG GGCAAAGAATTACACGCGGGATCAAAAAATTTCATGGCATTTGCTGGTGGTACGAGGCTTTGCGTTGGTGCTGACTATGCAAAGGTGCAGATGTCAATTTTTCTGCATTACTTGGTCACAAAATACAC CTGGAGAGTTACCAACGGAGCAGAGAGAATCCGGACACCTACTGGTATTCGTTTCCCCAAGGGATTGAATATTGAGATTTCAGAGAACAAATAG